From a single Oceanobacillus kimchii X50 genomic region:
- a CDS encoding dimethylarginine dimethylaminohydrolase family protein — protein sequence MRNTTAMEPISNVYCKNEYDSLHKVITVSPKYMKIKEIINETQSHYADDNIDIQKATTQHHAFINALKKVGSEVIQLEVDPKLNEQVFTRDIGFVVGDHLFVSHMQREIRKKESIVLKEWLHEEGIPFTSVKSASIEGGDVIVDNEDIWIGQSERTSETAIAELISYLPNNKVHTIPLREDILHLDCIFNVLENGYALIYKDGMDSQSYQIIQQKYKLIEVTEKEQFHMAPNVLSIGNSKIISLPENKRVNNELAKAGFDVIEVDFSEIIKSGGSFRCCTLPISRG from the coding sequence ATGAGGAACACAACAGCAATGGAACCAATATCCAACGTATATTGCAAAAATGAATATGATTCTTTACACAAAGTAATCACCGTTTCCCCAAAATATATGAAAATAAAAGAAATCATCAATGAAACTCAATCACATTATGCAGACGATAATATCGATATCCAAAAAGCAACCACACAACATCATGCATTTATAAATGCGTTGAAGAAAGTTGGATCTGAAGTTATTCAACTTGAGGTAGACCCTAAGTTAAATGAGCAGGTTTTTACTAGAGATATAGGATTTGTAGTTGGAGATCATTTGTTTGTTTCACATATGCAACGTGAAATTAGAAAAAAAGAAAGTATTGTTCTCAAGGAGTGGCTACATGAAGAAGGAATTCCCTTTACTTCCGTTAAATCCGCTTCAATAGAAGGTGGAGACGTCATTGTTGACAATGAGGATATTTGGATAGGTCAAAGTGAAAGAACCTCGGAAACAGCCATTGCAGAGCTTATCTCTTACTTACCGAATAATAAGGTGCATACCATACCATTGCGTGAGGACATTTTACATTTGGATTGTATATTTAATGTATTGGAAAATGGATATGCATTGATTTACAAAGACGGGATGGATAGTCAATCCTACCAAATAATTCAGCAAAAGTATAAGTTGATTGAGGTAACAGAGAAAGAACAATTTCATATGGCACCAAATGTACTTTCTATAGGAAATAGTAAAATAATTAGTCTTCCTGAAAATAAACGTGTAAATAATGAACTTGCTAAAGCAGGATTTGATGTCATCGAAGTAGACTTCTCTGAAATTATTAAGTCCGGTGGTTCATTCCGATGTTGTACATTGCCTATTTCTCGAGGATAA
- a CDS encoding PQQ-dependent sugar dehydrogenase, whose translation MRIIYGLLFCILFITGCAEQSNPSPEESSDATTSSNEQQVVASQLQTPWAIEQVDETIYLTERPGNIVEISDNGELTRKPVEFMDDLAGEPESGLLGIAFPNDFTTSNRAYIYYSYRNNNGNFQRITTISEQGESWVEEEILLDEIPGGTYHHGGRIQFGPDNLLYITVGDASEPELAQNLDSLAGKILRMNPDGSIPENNPFDNSYVYSYGHRNPQGLAWDEKGELYATEHGNSALDEINLIEPGSNFGWPVIEGDETGENMVSPIIHSGEDTWAPSGMEFANDVLYFSTLRGESVKSYNPGDNEVETILEDEGRIRDVKYGNNGLYIITNNTDGRSDPSDNDDRLLWIPLEE comes from the coding sequence ATGCGTATTATATACGGTCTCTTATTCTGCATCTTATTTATAACTGGATGTGCCGAACAATCCAATCCATCACCGGAAGAATCTTCAGATGCCACAACTTCGAGTAATGAGCAACAAGTCGTTGCATCTCAATTACAAACCCCTTGGGCTATTGAGCAAGTAGACGAAACGATTTATTTAACTGAACGTCCTGGTAATATAGTCGAGATCTCAGATAATGGCGAGTTAACAAGAAAGCCGGTAGAATTTATGGATGATTTAGCAGGAGAACCGGAATCTGGACTTTTAGGTATCGCATTCCCAAATGATTTTACAACTTCTAATAGAGCCTATATTTATTACTCCTATCGTAACAATAACGGTAATTTTCAACGAATTACGACTATCTCAGAACAAGGAGAATCATGGGTAGAAGAAGAAATATTGCTAGATGAAATTCCAGGTGGTACATATCATCATGGTGGAAGAATTCAGTTTGGACCAGATAATCTTTTATATATTACCGTTGGTGATGCTTCAGAACCAGAATTAGCACAAAATCTAGACAGCTTAGCAGGTAAAATTTTACGGATGAATCCGGACGGTTCCATACCAGAAAATAATCCATTTGATAATTCCTATGTGTATAGCTATGGACATCGAAATCCGCAAGGCCTGGCTTGGGATGAAAAAGGAGAATTATATGCTACAGAACATGGTAATAGTGCGTTAGATGAAATTAATTTAATAGAACCTGGAAGCAATTTTGGATGGCCTGTTATTGAAGGAGATGAAACAGGGGAAAATATGGTAAGTCCCATTATTCATTCTGGCGAAGATACATGGGCTCCATCAGGAATGGAATTTGCTAATGATGTACTCTATTTTTCTACATTAAGGGGCGAAAGTGTCAAGTCGTATAATCCTGGTGATAATGAAGTAGAAACAATATTAGAAGATGAAGGAAGAATTCGAGATGTTAAATATGGAAATAATGGATTATATATAATCACAAATAACACAGATGGCAGAAGCGATCCATCAGATAATGATGATCGGTTATTATGGATTCCATTGGAAGAGTAG
- the treR gene encoding trehalose operon repressor codes for MQNKYISIYDDLVKKIKQNIWPIGSLLPSENELTTHYETSRETIRKALNLLSQNGYIQKVRGKGSVVLDYDKFTFPVSGIESFTELMDKLQQDSYTYVHEIGFTPTQNKIYRTLSPDNQDAVWYVHRVREIAGEKIILDKDYFNEAIIPKLSEKICSQSIYQHIEETLGLKIGFAHKEVTVEEPTEEDKALLDLKGFYNVVVIRSQVYLNDTTLFQYTESRHRPDKFRFVDFARRTK; via the coding sequence ATGCAGAATAAGTATATATCAATTTATGATGATCTTGTAAAGAAAATAAAGCAAAATATATGGCCGATTGGTAGTCTCTTACCTTCTGAGAATGAACTAACAACACACTATGAGACATCCAGAGAGACCATTCGCAAAGCGTTAAATTTGCTCTCTCAAAATGGTTATATTCAGAAAGTAAGAGGAAAAGGATCTGTTGTATTAGATTATGATAAATTTACTTTTCCGGTGTCTGGAATTGAGAGCTTTACGGAGCTTATGGATAAATTACAACAAGATAGCTATACCTATGTTCATGAAATAGGGTTTACTCCAACACAGAATAAAATTTACCGTACGCTTAGTCCAGATAATCAGGATGCTGTATGGTATGTGCATCGGGTTCGTGAGATAGCAGGAGAGAAAATTATCTTAGATAAAGATTATTTTAATGAAGCTATTATTCCAAAGCTTTCAGAGAAAATATGCAGTCAATCCATTTATCAGCATATTGAAGAAACGTTGGGATTAAAAATAGGGTTCGCACATAAAGAAGTAACTGTAGAAGAGCCAACGGAAGAAGATAAGGCTTTATTAGACTTAAAAGGATTTTATAATGTAGTTGTTATTCGAAGTCAAGTGTATTTAAATGATACTACTTTATTTCAATACACGGAGTCTCGACATCGCCCAGATAAATTCCGTTTTGTTGACTTTGCTAGACGTACAAAATGA
- the treP gene encoding PTS system trehalose-specific EIIBC component, protein MEEAIRQVVLAPMNGKQISIDKVPDPTFSQKMMGEGVAIEPIEGEVVAPADGKVTLTFPTKHAIGITTNNGLEILIHIGLETVNLDGQGFEVHVSKGDQVQAGDRLVSFDLPFIKENAASIITPIIITNSNRVHEWSFSEDQEVEKGKSTLFEVKMKTINNGSSSKKAQNQKDDYAEEAKAIVEAVGGLDNIYAATHCVTRLRFALKDDEEVDQKKLDEMDIVQGTFVTGGQYQVIIGQGTVDKIYKSMVNNVGIKESSKEEVKAAGGKKQNALQRGVKTLADIFIPILPAIVTAGLLMGINNLLANEGVFFDASVVQVYPSWAGIADMINIIANTAFTFLPALIGWSAVKRFGGNPLLGIVLGLILVHPDLLNAHSYSNAVSNGDTIPTWNLFGLEIEKIGYQGQVLPVLVAAWVLAKIEIWLRRKVIDSLQLLVVAPVALLITGFLAFTLIGPVTFTIGGWITDGIVTIFEAAPIIGGMIYGAIYAPLVITGMHHTFLAVDLQLIGSTGTTFLWPILALSNIAQGAAVFAMMFALKDEKLKGLAGTSGISAWLGITEPAMFGVNLRFKYPFIAAVLGTSIAGAFITLQNVLATGIGIGGMPAFLSIVNHTWGAFFIGIAIVVIIPFLLTYFIAIRKTTYK, encoded by the coding sequence TTGGAGGAAGCAATTAGACAAGTAGTTTTAGCGCCAATGAATGGAAAGCAAATCTCGATAGATAAAGTACCTGATCCTACATTTTCACAGAAAATGATGGGGGAAGGAGTTGCTATTGAACCGATAGAAGGTGAAGTTGTAGCCCCAGCTGATGGAAAGGTAACACTTACATTTCCTACCAAACATGCAATCGGTATAACAACAAATAATGGTTTAGAAATATTAATTCATATTGGATTGGAAACAGTAAATTTAGATGGACAAGGATTTGAAGTTCATGTGTCAAAAGGAGATCAAGTACAAGCTGGAGATAGACTAGTTAGTTTTGATCTACCGTTTATAAAGGAAAATGCAGCAAGTATCATTACACCTATAATTATTACGAATAGTAATCGTGTACATGAATGGAGTTTCTCGGAAGACCAAGAGGTAGAGAAGGGAAAATCCACTCTATTTGAAGTGAAAATGAAAACAATAAACAATGGATCTTCTTCAAAAAAAGCACAAAATCAAAAAGATGATTATGCTGAAGAAGCTAAAGCAATCGTGGAAGCGGTAGGTGGTCTTGACAATATTTATGCAGCAACTCATTGTGTTACAAGACTGCGTTTTGCATTAAAAGATGATGAAGAAGTAGATCAGAAGAAGTTAGATGAGATGGATATTGTCCAAGGAACATTTGTGACAGGCGGGCAGTATCAAGTTATCATTGGCCAAGGAACTGTAGATAAAATATATAAGTCCATGGTTAATAATGTTGGAATAAAAGAATCCTCTAAAGAAGAAGTAAAAGCAGCAGGAGGAAAAAAACAAAATGCATTACAGCGTGGTGTAAAAACATTAGCCGATATATTTATCCCGATATTACCTGCGATTGTAACAGCAGGTCTGTTAATGGGAATAAATAATTTACTTGCAAACGAAGGTGTCTTCTTTGATGCGTCAGTGGTGCAAGTATATCCTTCTTGGGCTGGAATAGCCGATATGATTAATATCATTGCTAATACGGCTTTTACCTTTTTACCAGCATTAATTGGATGGTCAGCGGTGAAGCGGTTTGGCGGTAATCCGCTTTTAGGAATTGTTCTTGGTTTAATATTAGTACATCCAGATTTATTAAATGCACATTCCTATAGTAATGCAGTGAGTAATGGAGATACTATTCCGACTTGGAATTTATTTGGATTAGAAATTGAAAAAATCGGTTATCAAGGTCAGGTCTTACCGGTTTTAGTAGCTGCTTGGGTATTAGCTAAAATTGAAATATGGTTAAGACGTAAAGTAATTGATTCATTACAACTACTTGTTGTTGCACCAGTTGCATTATTAATTACTGGGTTTCTTGCATTTACATTAATTGGACCAGTTACGTTTACAATTGGTGGATGGATAACAGATGGTATCGTAACTATATTTGAAGCAGCTCCAATTATTGGTGGAATGATTTATGGAGCAATTTATGCACCATTGGTAATCACAGGAATGCATCACACATTTCTTGCAGTAGATTTACAATTAATAGGTTCAACAGGAACGACATTCTTATGGCCAATATTGGCATTATCTAATATTGCCCAAGGTGCTGCAGTATTCGCGATGATGTTTGCATTAAAAGATGAAAAATTAAAAGGCCTGGCTGGCACGTCAGGGATTTCTGCTTGGTTAGGAATAACAGAACCAGCTATGTTTGGGGTCAACTTGCGCTTTAAGTATCCATTCATTGCAGCAGTATTAGGAACTTCTATAGCAGGGGCTTTTATTACGTTGCAAAATGTTCTTGCTACAGGAATAGGAATTGGTGGAATGCCGGCATTTTTATCTATCGTTAATCATACTTGGGGAGCTTTCTTTATCGGGATAGCAATAGTAGTCATTATTCCATTCTTATTAACGTATTTCATCGCAATAAGAAAAACAACGTACAAGTAA
- a CDS encoding DUF368 domain-containing protein: MEWKNIYRGLAMGATDVVPGISGGTIAVLLGIYDQLIQALNGIFSKEWKKHLSFLIPLGIGMLTAIFLLASVIEWLFEHHPQQTQFFFLGLILGVLPYLFHKANAKTDFRIRHYVYLIIGFIVVSIMAFFNPTEGQAIENMTPATYLWLFVSGFIGSSAMIIPGISGSFMLLLLGVYATVISAISNLYFDIIIVTGLGIAIGFIVMSKIIAYFLRNHYTSTYAVIIGLVIGAVVVVYPGFSDGIVGLIISVITFGFGLFVAYILGRVEYK; encoded by the coding sequence ATGGAATGGAAAAATATATATCGTGGTTTAGCTATGGGAGCAACCGATGTTGTTCCTGGTATAAGTGGAGGTACAATAGCTGTTCTGTTAGGCATTTACGATCAATTGATACAAGCATTGAATGGAATTTTTAGTAAAGAATGGAAGAAGCATTTGAGCTTCCTAATTCCCCTAGGTATCGGAATGCTAACAGCAATATTCTTATTAGCTAGTGTAATTGAGTGGTTATTCGAGCATCATCCACAACAAACACAATTTTTCTTTTTAGGATTAATTTTAGGCGTATTACCGTACCTATTTCACAAAGCTAACGCAAAAACAGACTTTAGAATTAGACATTACGTATATTTAATCATTGGATTTATCGTTGTGAGTATTATGGCATTCTTTAATCCTACAGAAGGGCAAGCAATTGAGAATATGACTCCAGCGACATATTTATGGTTATTTGTTTCGGGTTTTATTGGTAGTAGTGCGATGATCATTCCTGGTATCAGTGGTTCGTTTATGCTGTTATTACTCGGAGTGTATGCTACGGTTATATCAGCAATTAGCAATTTATATTTTGATATAATTATCGTTACTGGGTTAGGAATTGCGATTGGTTTTATTGTCATGAGCAAAATTATTGCCTACTTTTTAAGGAATCATTATACTTCCACTTATGCAGTAATTATTGGACTTGTAATTGGAGCAGTAGTAGTTGTTTATCCAGGTTTTTCAGATGGAATAGTAGGATTAATTATTAGTGTTATTACATTTGGTTTTGGTCTTTTTGTAGCGTATATATTAGGTCGTGTAGAGTATAAATAA
- a CDS encoding PAS domain-containing protein encodes MELDSRKRMHLLEQALNYTRVGIIVTDPSIEDNPIIIANKGFLELTGYEENEIIGKNCRFLQGKDTDERSIQLLRKAIHNKESITIQLYNYKKDGTGFWNELSIDHMWNEQEKKYFFVGVQKDITNEKQNELLYEKSLKEIEKISTPIVPIMKDVSILPLIGTMNDTRIEALITSLSDYLESSDQQYLIIDLSGLFEMDTYTVSRFLKIHQFVSMMGKDLLVAGIRPDMAMKTLSIQDTWSGMQTFKDVKMAVEFIKQKELNAK; translated from the coding sequence TTGGAACTTGATAGTAGAAAAAGAATGCATTTGCTAGAGCAAGCTTTAAATTATACACGTGTAGGAATAATCGTTACTGATCCTTCTATCGAGGATAATCCAATAATCATTGCTAATAAGGGGTTTTTAGAGCTAACTGGTTATGAAGAAAACGAAATAATTGGAAAGAATTGCAGATTCTTACAAGGTAAAGATACAGATGAACGTAGTATTCAATTGCTTCGAAAAGCAATACACAATAAAGAGTCGATCACCATTCAACTATATAATTATAAGAAAGATGGAACGGGTTTTTGGAATGAATTATCTATTGATCATATGTGGAATGAGCAAGAAAAGAAGTACTTCTTTGTAGGTGTTCAAAAAGATATTACTAATGAAAAGCAAAATGAGTTACTGTATGAGAAGAGTTTAAAAGAGATTGAAAAAATATCTACACCAATTGTTCCGATTATGAAGGATGTGTCTATTCTTCCGCTAATTGGAACCATGAATGACACGAGAATAGAAGCTCTAATAACTTCTCTCTCGGATTACTTAGAGAGTTCCGATCAACAATATTTAATTATTGATTTATCTGGTTTGTTTGAAATGGATACATATACGGTTTCTCGATTCTTGAAAATTCATCAATTTGTATCGATGATGGGAAAAGACTTACTTGTAGCAGGAATTCGACCAGATATGGCGATGAAGACTCTATCGATTCAAGATACTTGGAGTGGCATGCAAACATTTAAAGATGTAAAAATGGCAGTCGAATTCATAAAACAAAAAGAATTAAATGCTAAATAA
- a CDS encoding thioredoxin family protein → MKAIESVETFNEIIASEQPVIIKFYADWCPDCKRMDMFIDGVIEEFNNYDWYEVNSDEVEGLAEKYEVMGIPSMLIFKNGEKIAHQHSAYTKSPESVSEFLHQQLD, encoded by the coding sequence ATGAAAGCAATTGAAAGTGTTGAAACGTTTAACGAAATTATTGCTAGTGAGCAACCGGTAATTATTAAGTTTTATGCTGATTGGTGTCCAGATTGCAAACGGATGGATATGTTTATCGATGGAGTAATCGAAGAATTTAACAATTATGATTGGTATGAAGTGAATAGTGATGAGGTAGAGGGGCTAGCAGAAAAATATGAAGTGATGGGGATTCCGAGTATGTTAATCTTTAAAAACGGTGAGAAAATTGCTCATCAACATAGCGCATATACGAAATCACCTGAATCTGTGTCGGAGTTTTTACATCAACAATTAGATTAA
- a CDS encoding response regulator transcription factor, whose translation MAERILIVEDEHKISRVLQLELEYEGYESEVASNGKDALEKIKQGNWDLVLLDIMIPELSGLEVLRRVRRAENQTPIILLTARDEVHDKVSGLDLGANDYITKPFQIEELLARVRAHLRKGVQTTNDNQNLSVADLQVNLHAYEVTRSGGKIELTPREFNLLVCLLKNKNIVLSREQLIESVWGYDYFGDTNVVDVYIRYLRQKVDKDFETPLIQTVRGVGYTIKDDKQ comes from the coding sequence ATGGCAGAACGTATATTAATTGTAGAAGATGAACATAAAATTAGTAGAGTATTACAGTTAGAGCTTGAATACGAAGGTTATGAATCTGAAGTAGCTAGTAATGGAAAAGACGCGTTAGAAAAAATTAAACAGGGAAACTGGGACCTTGTATTATTAGATATCATGATTCCCGAACTAAGTGGATTAGAAGTGCTAAGACGTGTCCGGCGAGCAGAAAATCAAACGCCGATTATCTTATTAACCGCTCGTGATGAAGTGCATGATAAGGTAAGTGGTCTTGACTTAGGGGCGAATGATTATATAACGAAACCATTTCAAATTGAAGAATTGCTTGCTCGCGTACGTGCGCATTTACGAAAAGGTGTCCAAACAACGAATGATAATCAGAATTTATCTGTAGCAGATCTACAAGTGAATTTACATGCATATGAAGTCACGCGTAGCGGTGGGAAAATTGAATTAACTCCTCGTGAATTTAATTTATTGGTATGCTTATTAAAAAATAAAAATATTGTTCTCTCACGGGAACAGTTAATTGAATCAGTATGGGGATACGATTACTTTGGTGATACAAATGTGGTAGATGTTTATATTCGTTATTTACGCCAAAAAGTAGATAAAGACTTTGAGACACCGCTGATTCAAACAGTACGCGGGGTAGGTTATACAATTAAGGACGATAAACAATGA
- a CDS encoding CapA family protein, which translates to MRMLHRFFPVSIIAIFILIFISFINIETTEKRYNVHAGHTSLLQEKNSPTIEKEITVSAVGDVLIHSPIYEDARVEDGFDFNPMLKHVKTHLDSSTVTIANQETMIGGEEMGLSSYPSFNSPFEVGDALKENGVDIVTLANNHTLDRGEQAITNAIEHWQSIDILYEGAYQSQEDQENIRVLETEEGITIASLAFTYGTNGIPVPQGKEYLVNLIDQKKMKEKIIEAKKIADVIVLSLHFGNENERYPNQSQKDLAKFAADLGVDVIIGHHPHVLQPIDWVEGEDGHRTLVAYSLGNFLSNQQKYNQRVGGIFGFSITKQMKDEEEKIEIHSPTFVPTYVDFENDYTNYRVIPMFQLTNDQLTNAQEKYEETKQHVNQYINEVEFLEK; encoded by the coding sequence TTGAGAATGTTACATCGATTTTTTCCTGTTTCTATAATCGCTATTTTCATCTTAATATTCATTAGTTTTATCAATATTGAAACCACTGAGAAAAGGTATAATGTTCATGCTGGACATACATCATTGTTACAGGAAAAAAATTCTCCAACTATAGAAAAAGAAATTACTGTATCTGCTGTTGGAGATGTATTGATTCATAGTCCGATTTATGAAGATGCAAGAGTGGAAGATGGATTTGATTTTAATCCAATGTTAAAACATGTTAAAACACATCTTGATTCCTCTACTGTTACGATAGCTAACCAAGAAACCATGATAGGTGGAGAAGAAATGGGTTTATCATCTTATCCGTCTTTTAATAGCCCATTTGAGGTTGGGGATGCACTCAAAGAGAACGGGGTGGATATTGTAACGCTTGCCAATAATCATACACTAGATCGCGGTGAACAAGCTATAACTAATGCAATTGAACATTGGCAGTCGATAGACATACTTTATGAAGGTGCTTATCAAAGTCAGGAAGATCAAGAGAATATCAGAGTATTGGAAACTGAAGAAGGTATTACAATTGCTTCTTTAGCTTTTACATATGGTACAAACGGAATACCAGTTCCACAAGGAAAAGAATACTTAGTCAACTTAATTGATCAAAAAAAAATGAAAGAAAAAATTATCGAGGCAAAAAAAATAGCGGATGTGATTGTTCTTTCGCTACATTTTGGTAATGAAAATGAGCGCTATCCTAACCAATCTCAGAAAGACTTAGCAAAATTCGCTGCTGATCTTGGGGTAGATGTAATTATCGGACATCACCCACATGTATTACAACCAATTGATTGGGTTGAAGGAGAAGACGGACACCGGACTTTAGTTGCCTATTCACTTGGGAATTTTCTTTCTAATCAACAAAAGTATAATCAACGTGTTGGTGGGATATTTGGATTCTCGATAACCAAACAAATGAAGGATGAAGAAGAAAAAATAGAAATTCATTCTCCGACGTTTGTACCAACATATGTTGATTTTGAAAATGACTACACTAACTATAGGGTCATCCCGATGTTTCAATTAACGAATGATCAATTAACTAATGCTCAAGAAAAATATGAAGAAACAAAACAACATGTCAATCAATATATAAACGAAGTGGAATTTCTAGAAAAATAA
- the treC gene encoding alpha,alpha-phosphotrehalase — MAESAWWQKAVVYQIYPKSFQDTTGNGMGDIQGIISRLDYIEKLGVDVIWLTPIYQSPQNDNGYDISDYYTIDPAYGTMKDFEQLLKETHTRGMKLIMDLVINHTSTSHKWFQQAKSSKENPFRDFYIWKDPVGDAKPSNWKSKFGGSAWELDENTGQYYLHLFDTSQADLNWENEEMKTKLVDMMGYWAEKGIDGFRLDVINLISKDQSFPDDDIGDGRRFYTDGPKVHKYLHEMNQRVFSKYNMLTVGEMSSTSLEECIRYTRPERQELTMTFQFHHLKVDYPGGQKWTKAPFDFLELKRILSEWQVGMHEGNGWNALFWCNHDQPRVVSRFGDDKTYWKESAKMLASTLHMMQGTPYIYQGEEIGITNPYFENIDEYRDVESLNAFQEMKEDGKSLSDIMEILQQKSRDNGRTPMQWSADKHADFTTGEPWIKPVSNYSTINVNSALKDSESIFYHYQKLIKLRKKYDIITYGDYQLLLKDHPSVFAYERKWMNEKIVVVSNFYEESVTVRLPIDEGDKVKVLISNYKDVKDSLSELHLRPYESIVYFIN; from the coding sequence ATGGCAGAGTCAGCATGGTGGCAAAAAGCAGTAGTATATCAAATTTATCCAAAGAGTTTTCAAGATACAACAGGAAATGGTATGGGAGATATACAGGGGATAATTTCCAGACTTGATTATATAGAGAAACTTGGAGTAGATGTCATCTGGTTAACACCTATCTATCAATCCCCACAAAATGATAATGGATATGATATTAGTGATTATTACACGATTGACCCAGCGTACGGAACGATGAAGGATTTTGAACAACTATTAAAGGAAACACATACACGTGGTATGAAATTAATTATGGATTTAGTCATTAATCATACTTCCACCTCCCATAAGTGGTTTCAACAAGCAAAATCTTCTAAAGAAAACCCATTTCGAGATTTCTATATTTGGAAAGATCCTGTAGGGGATGCAAAGCCGTCAAATTGGAAGTCAAAATTTGGTGGATCTGCGTGGGAATTGGATGAAAATACTGGACAATATTATTTGCACTTATTTGATACTTCTCAAGCAGACCTTAATTGGGAAAATGAAGAGATGAAAACTAAACTAGTTGATATGATGGGATATTGGGCGGAAAAAGGTATTGATGGATTTCGTTTAGATGTCATTAATCTTATTTCTAAAGATCAATCCTTTCCCGATGATGATATAGGAGATGGAAGGCGTTTTTATACAGATGGACCAAAAGTTCATAAGTATTTACATGAAATGAATCAGCGCGTATTTTCTAAATACAATATGCTTACTGTAGGGGAAATGTCTTCTACTTCATTAGAGGAGTGCATCCGTTATACGAGACCGGAAAGGCAGGAATTAACAATGACATTCCAATTCCATCATTTGAAAGTAGATTACCCAGGTGGGCAAAAGTGGACGAAAGCTCCTTTTGATTTCTTAGAATTAAAACGAATCTTATCTGAATGGCAAGTTGGTATGCATGAAGGAAATGGATGGAATGCTCTATTCTGGTGCAACCATGATCAACCAAGGGTAGTATCGCGTTTTGGGGATGACAAGACGTATTGGAAAGAATCTGCAAAAATGCTTGCATCTACGTTGCATATGATGCAGGGTACTCCTTATATTTATCAAGGAGAAGAAATAGGAATAACGAATCCATATTTTGAAAATATAGATGAATATAGGGATGTTGAAAGTTTAAATGCGTTTCAAGAAATGAAAGAAGACGGCAAATCATTGTCTGACATTATGGAGATTTTACAACAAAAATCTCGGGATAACGGCAGAACTCCTATGCAATGGTCTGCAGATAAACATGCTGATTTTACAACAGGGGAACCATGGATAAAACCAGTATCAAATTATAGTACCATTAATGTAAACAGTGCATTAAAAGATAGTGAATCGATTTTTTATCATTATCAAAAACTCATTAAATTACGTAAAAAGTATGATATTATTACTTATGGTGATTATCAGCTATTATTAAAAGACCATCCATCTGTATTTGCTTATGAACGAAAATGGATGAATGAAAAAATAGTAGTTGTGAGTAATTTCTATGAAGAATCGGTTACGGTCCGTCTCCCTATCGACGAAGGAGATAAAGTCAAAGTCTTGATTTCAAATTATAAAGACGTTAAAGATTCTTTATCTGAATTGCACTTACGTCCTTATGAATCCATTGTTTATTTTATTAACTAA